One Kitasatospora sp. NBC_01266 genomic window carries:
- a CDS encoding NAD-dependent epimerase/dehydratase family protein, translated as MRATVLGATGFVGGAVIGELLRRGVEVRTAGRRPPRDAGPGGAEWVYADLRDPGSLHGVCEGSEVLLQLASYVGPDEEMCRAVNELGTNAAVAEARRAGTGHVVLLSTTAVYGAGPHSGIAVHGVEARPVSPASRTRLAGERAVLEAGGTVLRPGLILGEGDRWVVPALQELLRRVPARWDSGQALLSVVGVRELARLVAGVAGHHAGVAGHRAGLGVRHASHPAPVSTGELLDALARYEVLPAAGEPWPLDRCLERLRATDGRMSERQFRLFAEDHWYADDGTWQTVGVPPGRGPLSGLEEAAPWYRAQLAGQLGPA; from the coding sequence GTGAGGGCGACCGTACTGGGCGCCACCGGCTTCGTCGGCGGCGCCGTCATCGGCGAACTGCTGCGCCGGGGCGTCGAGGTGAGGACGGCCGGCCGGCGGCCCCCGCGCGACGCGGGACCGGGCGGCGCCGAGTGGGTCTACGCGGACCTGCGGGATCCCGGCTCGCTGCACGGGGTGTGCGAGGGCAGCGAGGTGCTGCTCCAACTGGCCTCGTACGTCGGCCCCGACGAGGAAATGTGCCGGGCCGTCAACGAGCTCGGGACGAACGCGGCCGTCGCGGAGGCCCGGCGGGCCGGGACCGGGCACGTGGTGCTCCTGTCGACCACGGCCGTCTACGGCGCCGGCCCGCACAGCGGGATCGCCGTGCACGGGGTCGAGGCGCGGCCGGTGTCCCCCGCCAGTCGCACCCGGTTGGCGGGGGAACGGGCGGTGCTGGAGGCCGGCGGTACGGTGCTCCGGCCGGGGCTGATCCTCGGGGAGGGGGACCGCTGGGTCGTACCGGCGCTCCAGGAGCTGCTGCGCCGGGTGCCGGCCCGCTGGGACTCGGGGCAGGCCCTGCTGTCGGTGGTCGGCGTGCGCGAGCTGGCCCGGCTGGTCGCAGGCGTGGCCGGGCACCACGCGGGCGTGGCCGGTCACCGCGCGGGCCTGGGCGTGCGGCACGCGAGCCACCCCGCACCGGTCTCGACCGGCGAACTGCTCGACGCGCTGGCCCGCTACGAGGTGCTGCCCGCGGCCGGCGAGCCGTGGCCGCTCGACCGGTGCCTGGAGCGGCTCAGGGCCACCGACGGCAGGATGAGCGAGCGCCAGTTCCGGCTCTTCGCCGAGGACCACTGGTACGCCGACGACGGGACCTGGCAGACCGTCGGTGTGCCGCCCGGGCGGGGTCCGCTGTCCGGACTCGAGGAGGCGGCGCCCTGGTACCGCGCCCAGCTGGCCGGACAGTTGGGGCCGGCGTGA
- a CDS encoding ScbA/BarX family gamma-butyrolactone biosynthesis protein, with translation MAVLAAHHPVLTSTIPRQYVHKAAQSEVLLTGCEVHGDDTFTVTAQWPRTHSFYDSADGRHDPLLLAETVRQAIPLLSHLGYDAPFGHRQIWDHLTWTASPAALVCEATPAEIVARVTCSDVIRRGSRLAALTMDVDVTRDGVPLGTANTHFTNQSPAIYQRLRGEYADLEHAVCGALTPAPPIAPYTAGRDRRRDVVLAPTDTPNRFQLRADLAHPALFDHRTDHAPGMLLLEAARQAAYAVAYPRVPVITGMHSTFQRYVEFDAPCWIEAEILPAQLPTHVSSRVTITQHGQEVFGATVTALRG, from the coding sequence ATGGCTGTTCTCGCTGCGCACCACCCCGTCCTCACCTCCACCATTCCCCGGCAGTACGTCCACAAGGCGGCCCAGAGCGAGGTATTACTGACCGGTTGTGAGGTGCACGGCGACGACACCTTCACCGTGACCGCTCAATGGCCGCGCACCCACAGCTTCTACGACTCCGCCGACGGTCGGCACGACCCGCTGCTCCTCGCGGAGACCGTGCGCCAGGCGATCCCGCTGCTCAGCCACCTCGGCTACGACGCCCCCTTCGGGCACCGCCAGATCTGGGACCACCTGACCTGGACGGCCAGCCCGGCGGCCCTCGTCTGCGAGGCGACGCCGGCCGAGATAGTCGCCCGGGTCACCTGTTCCGACGTGATCCGCCGGGGCAGCCGACTGGCCGCCCTGACCATGGATGTCGACGTGACCCGCGACGGCGTGCCGCTGGGCACCGCGAACACGCACTTCACCAACCAGTCGCCCGCGATCTACCAGCGGCTGCGCGGCGAGTACGCCGACCTCGAGCACGCCGTCTGCGGCGCCCTCACCCCCGCCCCGCCGATCGCCCCGTACACCGCGGGCCGCGACCGCCGCCGCGACGTGGTCCTCGCGCCGACCGACACCCCGAACCGCTTCCAGCTCCGCGCCGACCTCGCCCACCCCGCACTCTTCGACCACCGCACGGACCACGCCCCGGGCATGCTGCTCCTGGAGGCCGCCCGCCAGGCCGCGTACGCCGTGGCCTATCCCCGGGTCCCGGTCATCACGGGGATGCACAGCACCTTCCAGCGCTACGTCGAGTTCGACGCCCCCTGCTGGATCGAGGCCGAGATCCTGCCCGCCCAGCTGCCGACCCACGTCTCCTCGCGCGTGACGATCACCCAGCACGGCCAGGAGGTCTTCGGCGCGACGGTCACCGCCCTGCGCGGGTAG
- a CDS encoding carbon-nitrogen family hydrolase: protein MRVSLLQIEVREQEAVPDRRARVAELVRRQRGSGLVVLPELWHVGAFRFDAFADHAEPLDGPTARALGAAARDAEVWLHGGSIVERAADGSLYNTSLLFAPDGERRRTYRKIHRFGFDRGEAALLSRGTEIVTARLPELELTAGLATCYDLRFPEQFRQLVDAGAQLLVVPAGWPARRRAHWSLLARARAIESQAYVLACNTAGTHAGVEQAGFSAVIDPWGEVLAEAGAGEEVLVADLDPRSVAAVRAEFPALRDRVLGLPEPA from the coding sequence GTGCGGGTCTCCCTGCTGCAGATCGAGGTACGGGAGCAGGAGGCCGTGCCCGACCGGCGTGCGCGGGTCGCGGAGCTGGTGCGGCGGCAGCGCGGCTCGGGCCTGGTCGTGCTGCCCGAGCTCTGGCACGTCGGCGCCTTCCGCTTCGACGCCTTCGCCGACCACGCCGAGCCGCTCGACGGGCCGACCGCCCGCGCGCTGGGCGCGGCCGCGCGCGACGCCGAGGTCTGGCTGCACGGCGGTTCGATCGTGGAGCGCGCCGCCGACGGCTCGCTGTACAACACCTCGCTGCTGTTCGCACCGGACGGCGAGCGGCGCCGCACGTACCGCAAGATCCACCGCTTCGGGTTCGACCGGGGCGAGGCGGCGCTGCTGTCGCGCGGCACGGAGATCGTCACCGCGCGGCTGCCCGAACTGGAGCTGACGGCCGGCCTGGCCACCTGCTACGACCTGCGGTTCCCCGAGCAGTTCCGGCAACTGGTTGACGCCGGAGCACAGTTGCTCGTCGTCCCCGCCGGGTGGCCGGCGCGGCGCCGGGCCCACTGGTCGCTGCTGGCCCGCGCCCGCGCGATCGAGTCGCAGGCCTATGTGCTGGCCTGCAACACGGCGGGGACGCACGCCGGGGTCGAACAGGCGGGGTTCAGCGCGGTGATCGATCCGTGGGGCGAGGTTCTCGCCGAGGCGGGGGCGGGCGAGGAGGTGCTGGTCGCCGACCTCGACCCGCGGTCCGTCGCCGCCGTCCGCGCCGAGTTCCCGGCCCTGCGCGACCGGGTCCTCGGCCTGCCCGAGCCGGCGTGA
- a CDS encoding TetR family transcriptional regulator, with protein sequence MGRQERAERTRQALVVAAAVEFDRHGFSGTSLSQVSKAAEVTMGALSFHFPSKNDLAAEVCAQGTAATRAVLDRVAAAPRPGLLAAVDLTLALVRLLELDVRPRACARLSRDLAPELPSWNSLWCKDMRELLDRVRPELPSAAAPEGLEPLVRYLMAGAEASIREGRLCGGVADELASVWELLGRGLDLGPLPGPVVRSS encoded by the coding sequence GTGGGGAGACAGGAGAGAGCCGAGCGGACCCGTCAGGCCCTCGTCGTCGCCGCCGCCGTCGAGTTCGATCGGCACGGCTTCAGCGGCACGTCACTGTCCCAGGTCAGCAAGGCCGCCGAAGTGACGATGGGAGCACTGTCGTTCCACTTCCCGTCGAAGAACGACCTGGCGGCGGAGGTGTGTGCGCAAGGCACCGCCGCCACCCGGGCGGTACTGGACCGGGTGGCGGCCGCGCCGCGGCCGGGCCTGCTGGCCGCGGTCGACCTGACGCTGGCGCTGGTGCGACTGCTGGAGCTGGACGTGCGCCCGCGGGCCTGCGCCCGGCTGTCGCGCGACCTGGCGCCGGAGCTGCCGAGCTGGAACTCGCTGTGGTGCAAGGACATGCGCGAACTGCTCGACCGGGTCCGCCCCGAACTGCCGTCCGCCGCCGCCCCGGAGGGCCTGGAGCCGCTCGTGCGGTACCTGATGGCCGGCGCCGAGGCGTCGATCCGGGAGGGCAGGCTGTGCGGCGGGGTGGCGGACGAACTGGCGAGCGTGTGGGAGTTGCTCGGCCGGGGCCTGGACCTCGGCCCGCTGCCCGGGCCCGTGGTCCGGTCGTCCTGA
- a CDS encoding NAD(P)-dependent oxidoreductase — translation MAPARILLIDAAPGELLGRELSRLLDHGLSPTLNLRRLPAAERAAVREAWRGRVAFADFDAFDERELIAATVGDGFGHDAVKSRSGPPLRAAFLAAAADPALAHPLRVIGRAGAGTDHVDLPAATAHGVTVTHTPGSNADAVAEFALAQLLALTRRLDSHNRRSHQGNWPKSLAPAVELSELTLGIVGLGLIGRALASRAEALGMTVQGIGRDGDLAALLTSSQVVSLHLPLTGRTHHLIGRAELALLPPGAILLNTARGGIVDEQALADALRDPGHPLAAAAVDTFEHEHAAFASPLFGLPNALLTPHVAGMTRTAMATAALRCADHLAALLGGRADGIPIVN, via the coding sequence ATGGCACCGGCACGGATCCTGCTGATCGACGCGGCACCGGGCGAGTTGCTGGGCCGGGAGCTGTCCCGGCTGCTCGACCACGGCCTCTCCCCCACCCTGAACCTGCGCCGGCTGCCCGCCGCCGAGCGGGCGGCGGTGCGCGAGGCGTGGCGCGGGCGGGTCGCGTTCGCCGACTTCGACGCCTTCGACGAACGGGAGTTGATCGCCGCGACTGTCGGTGACGGCTTCGGCCACGACGCCGTCAAGTCCCGTTCGGGGCCGCCGTTGCGTGCCGCCTTCCTGGCGGCGGCGGCCGATCCGGCGCTGGCCCACCCGCTGCGGGTGATCGGCCGCGCCGGAGCCGGCACCGACCACGTCGACCTGCCCGCCGCCACCGCGCACGGCGTCACCGTCACCCATACCCCGGGCTCCAACGCCGACGCGGTCGCCGAGTTCGCGCTCGCCCAGCTGCTCGCCCTGACCCGGCGGCTCGACTCCCACAACCGGCGGTCGCACCAGGGGAACTGGCCGAAGAGCCTGGCTCCGGCGGTGGAGCTGTCGGAGCTGACCCTGGGCATCGTCGGCCTGGGCCTGATCGGGCGGGCCCTGGCGAGCAGAGCCGAAGCCCTCGGCATGACGGTCCAGGGCATCGGCCGCGACGGGGACTTGGCCGCCCTGCTGACGAGCAGCCAGGTGGTCTCGCTGCACCTGCCGCTCACCGGGCGGACCCACCACCTGATCGGGCGGGCCGAGTTGGCGCTGCTGCCGCCCGGCGCGATCCTGCTGAACACCGCGCGCGGCGGCATCGTGGACGAGCAGGCACTGGCCGACGCCCTGCGCGATCCGGGCCACCCGCTCGCCGCGGCCGCCGTGGACACCTTCGAGCACGAGCACGCCGCCTTCGCCTCACCGCTCTTCGGGCTGCCGAACGCGCTGCTCACCCCGCACGTCGCGGGCATGACCAGGACCGCGATGGCCACCGCCGCGCTGCGCTGCGCGGACCACCTCGCGGCCCTGCTCGGCGGGCGGGCGGACGGCATCCCGATCGTGAACTGA
- a CDS encoding ScbR family autoregulator-binding transcription factor, translating to MSPKVRTRREPQERAVRTRAVILQAAAEVFDEFGFSGASISKIMKRAEVTQGAMYFHFGSKEELAHAVMIGQGVGLQLPDGEDGLQRLIDITIYLGRQLQTNPVLRGGVRLAVEQGEFGMRDDQPYQQWVDVFREQLRAARTRGELNEAADEDELAVVLVGAFSGTQLFSQVTTGRADLPELICTLWRYLLPAAASDEARGSFRLDPAAPGTCPAGSTPAR from the coding sequence GTGAGCCCCAAGGTGAGGACCCGCCGGGAGCCGCAGGAGCGGGCGGTGCGTACCCGCGCGGTCATTCTGCAGGCCGCTGCGGAAGTGTTCGACGAGTTCGGCTTCAGCGGCGCGTCCATCAGCAAGATCATGAAGCGCGCCGAGGTCACTCAGGGCGCCATGTACTTCCACTTCGGCTCCAAGGAGGAGCTCGCCCACGCCGTGATGATAGGCCAGGGCGTGGGCCTTCAACTGCCGGACGGGGAGGACGGCCTGCAGCGGCTGATCGACATCACCATCTACCTGGGGCGTCAGCTGCAGACCAACCCCGTGCTCCGCGGCGGCGTCCGACTCGCAGTCGAACAGGGCGAGTTCGGCATGCGTGACGACCAGCCCTACCAGCAGTGGGTCGACGTCTTCCGCGAGCAGCTGAGAGCGGCCCGCACCCGTGGCGAGCTCAACGAGGCGGCCGACGAGGACGAGCTGGCCGTGGTGCTGGTCGGCGCCTTCTCCGGTACCCAGCTGTTCTCGCAGGTCACCACGGGACGGGCCGATCTGCCCGAGCTGATCTGCACGTTGTGGCGGTACCTGCTGCCGGCCGCCGCCTCGGACGAGGCGCGCGGTTCGTTCCGGCTCGATCCGGCCGCACCCGGCACCTGCCCAGCCGGCAGCACCCCCGCCCGGTGA